The following proteins are encoded in a genomic region of Sulfurovum indicum:
- a CDS encoding AAA family ATPase, whose translation MSQTIQEIRKEISKVLVGQDKMVEGLLAGLLCRGHILLEGVPGLAKTTAVNAMAKTLGLNFKRVQFTPDLLPSDIIGTEIYDPSNNAFKIKQGPVFTNLLLADEINRAPAKVQSALLEVMQERQVTIGDETFKIDLPFLVMATQNPVEQEGAYELPEAQLDRFMMKVVVGYNTKEEELEIARRVANNSFEQIEQVASKEDLERIRKEAMDIHMDEEVERYIIELVAATRDPKAYGLEELEAFIEFGASPRASIDMYKASRAIAYLKGQDYVSPLEIAYIAKEVLRHRIILSYEAQAEDVTQDQIIEKILAAVPIP comes from the coding sequence TTGAGTCAAACCATTCAAGAGATTAGAAAAGAGATTTCCAAAGTCCTTGTCGGACAGGATAAGATGGTAGAGGGGCTGCTTGCAGGGCTGCTTTGCCGTGGACACATTCTGCTTGAGGGGGTGCCCGGGCTTGCCAAGACCACAGCCGTCAATGCGATGGCAAAGACATTGGGGCTGAACTTCAAACGGGTACAGTTCACTCCCGATCTGCTTCCGTCGGACATTATTGGAACTGAGATATACGACCCTTCCAATAACGCCTTCAAGATCAAGCAGGGACCTGTCTTTACCAATCTTCTGCTTGCGGATGAGATCAACCGTGCACCTGCAAAAGTACAGTCAGCCTTGCTTGAAGTTATGCAGGAGCGTCAGGTAACCATTGGAGATGAGACTTTCAAGATCGATCTTCCCTTCCTTGTTATGGCGACACAAAACCCGGTAGAGCAGGAGGGTGCCTATGAGCTTCCTGAAGCACAGCTTGACCGTTTCATGATGAAAGTGGTTGTGGGTTACAACACCAAAGAGGAGGAGCTTGAGATCGCAAGACGTGTGGCGAACAACTCTTTTGAACAAATAGAGCAGGTAGCGTCCAAAGAGGATCTTGAGCGTATCAGAAAAGAGGCGATGGATATCCACATGGATGAAGAGGTGGAGCGTTACATCATTGAACTGGTTGCAGCAACACGTGATCCCAAGGCATATGGTCTTGAAGAGCTTGAAGCATTTATTGAATTCGGTGCGTCTCCGCGTGCGAGTATCGATATGTATAAAGCCAGCCGAGCCATTGCCTACCTTAAAGGACAGGATTATGTATCACCGCTTGAGATTGCCTATATTGCCAAAGAAGTTCTCAGGCACAGAATTATCCTGAGCTATGAGGCCCAGGCAGAAGATGTAACGCAGGATCAGATCATCGAGAAGATACTGGCAGCGGTGCCGATTCCGTGA
- a CDS encoding DUF58 domain-containing protein, whose protein sequence is MNKVAKKIVLKTRKQVYGDMLGNNASLFQGEGFEFAELREYVYGDDVRKIDWKTTAKLGKPFVKVYKEERELNVVVVTMMSGSMYFGTVKQKSDIAAEVVATLGFSAVRNADLFSHMIFADRLYTLSKPSKKLFSVHKAIEEVLEFDPLGKVGDYQALVEILNNRLKKKALLFIISDFVGEIDLKLLSKKHDVFAVMVRDRFEEDPSELGYLRLIDMETKQSFEGNIDTGTLKNYKKALLKNDHRLYEQFKKQGIRFTKIYTHDDPVIKLMKGMRK, encoded by the coding sequence ATGAATAAAGTAGCAAAAAAGATAGTACTCAAAACCCGGAAGCAGGTTTACGGAGACATGCTGGGTAACAATGCCTCGTTATTTCAGGGTGAAGGTTTTGAGTTTGCCGAGCTAAGAGAGTATGTTTACGGAGATGATGTCCGTAAAATCGACTGGAAGACAACAGCTAAACTTGGAAAGCCCTTTGTCAAGGTTTATAAAGAGGAGAGGGAGCTTAATGTCGTAGTTGTAACGATGATGAGCGGGTCGATGTATTTTGGAACAGTGAAGCAGAAGTCTGATATTGCGGCAGAAGTAGTGGCAACACTTGGATTCTCTGCTGTCAGGAATGCTGACTTGTTTTCACACATGATTTTTGCAGACAGGCTTTATACACTAAGCAAGCCGAGTAAAAAGCTTTTCTCAGTGCATAAAGCAATCGAAGAGGTGCTTGAGTTCGATCCGCTTGGGAAAGTGGGGGACTATCAGGCTTTGGTAGAGATACTGAACAATCGTCTGAAGAAGAAAGCGCTGCTTTTCATTATTTCCGATTTTGTAGGTGAGATAGACCTGAAGCTGCTCAGTAAGAAGCATGATGTTTTTGCTGTGATGGTACGTGACAGGTTTGAAGAGGATCCGAGTGAACTGGGATATCTGCGTCTGATCGATATGGAAACCAAACAGAGTTTTGAAGGTAACATCGATACTGGTACGCTTAAAAATTACAAAAAAGCACTTTTGAAAAATGATCACAGACTTTATGAACAGTTCAAGAAACAGGGAATACGTTTTACAAAGATATATACTCATGATGATCCAGTGATCAAACTGATGAAGGGAATGAGAAAATGA
- a CDS encoding vWA domain-containing protein, giving the protein MSQFSFEYPLAFLVILLFMLCAKWCRERSRAIFFPHVATLIGSDGHKSRLLNWLKWIGIVAAVAALASPVITKSYSNSKKEGRDIVLVIDSSDSMRQQGFDPSDIFKNKFDVVKEVVADFIKKRENDRIGMVTFADVAFIASPLTFEKEFLTSITKMQKLGMAGKRTAINDALVQAYNLLSKSKAKSKIVILLTDGIDNMSKVPFPDVKSMIEKRDIKLYAIGIGGPRDYDASYLTALAKAGKGEAFGARDATTLSRIYDEIDKLEATKLNNKKVVEHTYLYIYPLFLAIMSLLLFIYFRNQRGI; this is encoded by the coding sequence ATGAGTCAATTTAGTTTTGAGTATCCGTTAGCATTTTTAGTGATATTGCTTTTTATGTTGTGTGCCAAGTGGTGCAGGGAGCGCAGCAGGGCAATCTTTTTTCCCCATGTGGCTACACTGATCGGAAGCGATGGTCATAAGAGCAGACTGCTTAACTGGCTGAAATGGATAGGGATCGTTGCAGCAGTAGCTGCACTGGCCTCACCGGTGATTACAAAGAGTTACTCCAACTCTAAAAAAGAGGGACGTGATATCGTACTGGTCATTGACAGTTCCGATTCGATGCGTCAGCAAGGGTTTGATCCCAGTGATATCTTTAAGAACAAGTTCGATGTAGTCAAGGAGGTTGTAGCAGACTTTATCAAAAAAAGAGAGAATGACCGTATCGGAATGGTAACCTTTGCCGATGTGGCATTCATTGCTTCGCCATTGACATTTGAGAAAGAGTTTCTGACCAGTATTACCAAAATGCAAAAGCTTGGTATGGCAGGAAAACGAACGGCAATCAATGATGCATTGGTACAGGCATATAACCTTTTGAGCAAAAGTAAAGCCAAAAGCAAGATCGTCATTTTACTGACAGACGGTATTGACAACATGAGTAAAGTGCCTTTCCCTGATGTTAAAAGTATGATTGAAAAGCGAGATATCAAGCTTTATGCCATTGGAATAGGCGGTCCCAGAGACTATGATGCATCTTATCTTACAGCTTTGGCAAAAGCCGGTAAAGGTGAAGCCTTCGGTGCAAGAGACGCAACGACACTGAGCAGGATCTATGACGAGATCGATAAGCTTGAAGCAACGAAGCTGAACAACAAAAAAGTGGTAGAGCATACCTACCTGTATATCTATCCGCTTTTCCTGGCCATCATGAGCCTGCTGCTGTTCATCTACTTTAGAAACCAAAGAGGGATATAA
- a CDS encoding vWA domain-containing protein — MEFVYPYLFWIMIVPFVLFAVLVSTNKERLSRIFDAKVLERLSAGDESMPQRLRNVILFTGIFFMIVAMARPVVDEGEKTVPVQGLTVLSALDISGSMRSKDVYPNRLEFAKKKMMSFFDAMPSDEVGVVAFAYSPFVLAPFSSDKETLKMMVEGVDDSYINMGSTDFSALGDLAATLLEKKKPKILVLFTDGGDKEAIAGFSDILKANDIDLYVVLVGTRQGAPVIGPDAKPMKLKDGTIAITQRNDTLGILAKENGGAFVVAGNGNDDMKKLADVIHAKYKMQEQGEVKIRQRSEYFYYPLALGLLFLLIGLSSLPRFGSRDEKADKSRGGEV, encoded by the coding sequence ATGGAGTTTGTTTACCCCTATTTGTTTTGGATCATGATCGTACCGTTTGTACTCTTTGCGGTGTTGGTCTCAACCAATAAGGAGCGTCTTTCTCGTATTTTTGATGCCAAGGTACTTGAACGTCTGAGTGCAGGAGACGAAAGTATGCCTCAGCGTCTTCGCAATGTCATTCTGTTTACCGGCATTTTCTTTATGATCGTCGCCATGGCACGTCCTGTGGTAGATGAAGGTGAAAAGACAGTACCGGTGCAGGGGTTGACGGTGTTGAGTGCACTGGACATTTCCGGTTCAATGCGCAGTAAAGATGTATATCCAAACCGTCTGGAATTTGCCAAAAAGAAGATGATGTCATTTTTCGACGCAATGCCGAGTGATGAGGTGGGTGTGGTGGCTTTTGCCTACTCTCCGTTTGTACTGGCACCCTTTTCCAGTGACAAAGAGACACTGAAGATGATGGTTGAAGGGGTCGATGATTCCTATATCAATATGGGCTCGACTGATTTTTCGGCTCTCGGCGATCTGGCAGCAACGCTGCTTGAGAAGAAAAAACCGAAAATACTTGTACTCTTTACCGACGGTGGAGACAAAGAGGCGATCGCAGGATTCTCAGATATTCTCAAGGCGAACGATATAGATCTCTATGTAGTGCTTGTGGGAACCAGGCAGGGAGCACCGGTTATCGGGCCTGATGCGAAACCGATGAAGCTCAAAGATGGCACTATTGCGATTACTCAGCGAAATGATACGCTGGGTATCCTTGCCAAAGAGAACGGCGGTGCCTTTGTTGTTGCGGGGAATGGTAATGATGATATGAAAAAGCTTGCCGATGTGATCCATGCCAAATATAAAATGCAGGAGCAGGGAGAGGTGAAGATCAGACAACGAAGCGAGTATTTCTACTACCCGCTGGCACTTGGACTTCTCTTTTTGCTCATTGGACTGAGTTCACTGCCGCGATTTGGAAGCAGGGATGAGAAAGCAGACAAGAGCAGAGGAGGTGAGGTATGA
- a CDS encoding tetratricopeptide repeat protein, with the protein MYYALFTCLQAGITDFKTIKEARQAYEAKEYTKSAALYNQLEKEVPQKEYDLGNAYYKSKNYDAALKAYEQAKGEGVDEAQRLHNMGNAHFMKNELDKAIEEYEKALKIKEDKDTRFNLELAKKKKRQQEQKKKQQQKKQNKDQKKKKDQKNQDHKKNEQQKNKNQKHKQNEDQKNKKDQNKKKQNDKQKGEKKKEDEKKKGEKNKSDSQKEKKPQNKKGNEASSQPKEQKKMSKEEKIKQAELKRLLKKMGQKKTPTMMYQMGTGKPKERNEIRPW; encoded by the coding sequence ATGTATTATGCATTATTCACTTGTCTGCAGGCAGGCATTACTGATTTCAAGACTATAAAAGAAGCCAGACAGGCATATGAAGCCAAAGAGTATACCAAAAGTGCAGCACTCTATAACCAACTGGAGAAAGAGGTGCCTCAGAAGGAGTATGACCTGGGGAATGCCTACTATAAGTCGAAGAACTATGATGCGGCACTCAAAGCCTATGAGCAAGCCAAAGGTGAAGGGGTGGATGAAGCACAGCGGTTACACAATATGGGGAATGCTCATTTTATGAAAAATGAGCTGGATAAGGCCATAGAAGAGTATGAGAAGGCTCTGAAGATTAAAGAGGACAAAGATACCCGATTTAACCTTGAGCTTGCCAAGAAGAAAAAAAGACAGCAGGAACAGAAGAAGAAACAGCAGCAAAAAAAACAGAACAAAGATCAAAAAAAGAAGAAAGATCAAAAGAATCAAGATCATAAAAAGAACGAACAGCAGAAGAATAAAAATCAAAAGCACAAGCAGAATGAAGACCAAAAGAATAAAAAAGATCAGAACAAGAAGAAGCAGAATGACAAACAGAAGGGTGAGAAGAAAAAAGAAGATGAAAAGAAAAAGGGAGAGAAGAATAAATCAGACTCCCAAAAAGAGAAAAAACCTCAGAACAAAAAAGGGAATGAAGCTTCTTCGCAGCCTAAAGAGCAGAAAAAAATGAGTAAAGAAGAGAAGATTAAACAGGCAGAGCTGAAGCGCCTGCTCAAAAAGATGGGACAGAAGAAAACACCGACAATGATGTACCAGATGGGTACAGGAAAACCAAAAGAGAGAAATGAGATCAGACCATGGTAG
- a CDS encoding BatD family protein, which translates to MRQLFSKLFNKSFLKKGILPLFMIYYALFTLLQAASVEAVLSQNEVVEGNTVQLRISAEGDRVEFPEIKTIGDVPVLGRSRTQQTSLQIINGKSTVAHTTNLILTFTPNKDMQIPSYTVKIDGKTYQTEPLTLKVVKSTAPSSVSTGEFSLTMKADKHSVIVGEPLLVTVYFSLRSDVRLSDNPQYNRPAFKGFFVKEVEEEKRYVQGDHRITELRYILTPQKEGHYTIEPAAANIGIADTSRQDIFGRFFGTIWKSIASNTLKIDVKPAPQDTDLVGDFHIEAHIDKSTTKMNKPVNLTVTIEGDGSVEDYEMPNYEIDGVTVYSDDAEVTTKVIGNKLKSTYVKKFVFISDHDFEIPARQLTSYDPKKKEVRQLKIPGYTIHIETMKNSASAMQTASGKKDQNGEIQTNLNLSKVTNESAGIKKTEVVQTAWWMVILAFLAGMVTMYLLRLVRWKHTPSPFKESEALKILYGHMSEDPEAEMMVRRLYARKNGDKSVVIDKKELRALVEKYRGV; encoded by the coding sequence ATGAGACAATTATTTAGCAAACTATTTAATAAAAGCTTTTTGAAAAAAGGCATACTCCCTCTATTTATGATTTATTATGCACTATTCACTCTTCTGCAGGCAGCATCCGTAGAAGCAGTACTTTCACAGAATGAAGTGGTAGAGGGCAATACCGTACAACTTCGTATCAGTGCTGAAGGTGACCGTGTAGAGTTCCCTGAGATTAAGACAATAGGAGATGTTCCTGTGCTGGGGAGAAGCCGTACACAACAAACCTCATTACAGATCATTAACGGTAAAAGTACGGTTGCCCATACAACCAACCTTATTTTGACATTTACACCGAATAAAGATATGCAGATCCCCTCCTATACGGTGAAGATAGATGGAAAAACGTATCAAACAGAGCCACTTACACTAAAAGTAGTGAAGTCTACAGCCCCCAGTTCCGTGAGTACAGGAGAGTTCTCATTGACTATGAAGGCGGACAAACACTCTGTAATTGTTGGTGAACCGTTACTTGTTACCGTCTATTTCTCTTTAAGGAGTGATGTCAGGCTCTCTGACAATCCGCAGTACAACAGACCTGCTTTCAAGGGGTTTTTTGTCAAGGAGGTAGAAGAGGAGAAGCGTTATGTCCAAGGAGATCACCGTATTACGGAACTTCGCTATATCCTGACACCGCAGAAAGAGGGCCATTATACCATAGAGCCTGCTGCAGCGAATATAGGTATAGCTGATACAAGCAGACAGGATATCTTTGGACGTTTTTTCGGAACAATCTGGAAGTCGATTGCTTCCAATACTTTGAAGATCGATGTAAAGCCTGCACCGCAGGATACGGATCTGGTAGGAGACTTCCATATTGAAGCACATATTGACAAAAGTACAACAAAGATGAATAAACCTGTCAATTTGACGGTGACTATCGAAGGTGACGGCAGTGTGGAAGACTATGAGATGCCCAATTATGAGATAGATGGGGTAACAGTTTACAGTGATGATGCAGAAGTAACGACCAAAGTGATAGGCAACAAGCTCAAAAGTACTTATGTGAAGAAGTTCGTTTTTATATCAGATCATGATTTTGAGATCCCTGCGCGTCAGTTGACTTCCTATGATCCGAAGAAAAAAGAGGTCAGACAGCTTAAGATACCGGGATACACTATTCATATTGAAACGATGAAAAATAGTGCATCTGCTATGCAGACAGCATCAGGGAAAAAGGATCAAAATGGTGAGATACAGACTAATTTAAATCTCTCTAAAGTGACGAATGAGAGTGCCGGGATAAAAAAAACAGAAGTTGTACAGACTGCCTGGTGGATGGTCATTTTGGCATTTCTGGCAGGGATGGTCACCATGTATCTGTTGCGTTTGGTCCGCTGGAAGCATACTCCAAGTCCTTTTAAAGAATCAGAGGCACTGAAGATACTTTATGGGCATATGAGTGAGGATCCTGAAGCGGAAATGATGGTACGCAGACTCTATGCCAGAAAAAACGGTGATAAAAGTGTTGTTATTGACAAAAAAGAACTCAGAGCATTGGTAGAAAAGTATAGGGGTGTGTAA
- a CDS encoding prephenate dehydrogenase, producing MAVKQIGIIGLGLMGGSLSLALKKTPTPYCFIGLDHNPVHCTQALELGLVDQIVDSLDAISHCDIIFLTIPVDGIITVAQQLNPTNPECTVIDLGSTKAKISEGIPQERRHFFVTAHPMTGTEKFGPTAALPDLYEDKVVVLCDLEKSGKHQQETAKQLFTEIGMKLVFMGAKEHDRHAAFISHMPHALSYALANAVMRQEDPESIVALAGGGFRDMSRIAKSSPNMWEDIFRQNKTNLIEAIEFFQKELAQCKRMVEKEEWEALNHWMKEANTLHDIL from the coding sequence ATGGCAGTAAAGCAGATCGGGATTATCGGACTGGGACTGATGGGAGGTTCCCTCTCTCTCGCACTCAAAAAAACACCGACACCCTACTGTTTTATCGGACTTGACCATAATCCTGTACACTGTACCCAGGCACTTGAGCTTGGACTTGTTGACCAGATCGTTGATTCTCTCGATGCAATCAGTCACTGTGATATCATCTTTCTAACCATTCCCGTAGACGGTATCATTACAGTTGCACAACAGCTCAATCCAACCAATCCGGAATGTACTGTCATCGATCTTGGAAGTACCAAAGCAAAGATCTCTGAAGGCATTCCGCAGGAAAGACGTCACTTTTTCGTAACAGCACATCCAATGACAGGGACGGAAAAGTTCGGTCCGACTGCTGCACTTCCGGATCTTTATGAAGACAAGGTCGTGGTGCTCTGTGACCTTGAAAAAAGTGGAAAGCATCAGCAGGAGACAGCAAAACAGCTCTTTACCGAAATAGGAATGAAACTTGTCTTTATGGGCGCAAAAGAGCATGACAGACATGCAGCATTCATCTCCCATATGCCCCATGCTCTGAGCTATGCCCTTGCCAATGCTGTTATGAGACAGGAGGACCCTGAAAGCATCGTTGCCCTTGCAGGCGGGGGATTCAGAGACATGAGTCGTATTGCCAAATCTTCACCCAATATGTGGGAGGATATCTTCAGACAGAACAAAACCAACCTGATCGAAGCAATTGAGTTCTTTCAAAAAGAGTTGGCACAATGCAAAAGAATGGTTGAGAAAGAAGAGTGGGAAGCACTGAACCATTGGATGAAAGAAGCCAATACGCTGCATGATATCCTCTAA
- the bamA gene encoding outer membrane protein assembly factor BamA yields the protein MIKKIVLSWMLIGSLLLAQKISQIKFEGLHHLSPSVALEVAGLRVGDEMNIEKINQSIVNFFNQGYFEDVWVEREGRTLIYHFKEKPAIANVEIKGFGSGDEGEKLLKSIGLKRGDLYDERRVEKARKLLIERLQSQGNYDSVVEVTKTPVGESAVSIVFDVNKGEKIKIKKINFRGAKALSESDLERDLVNKEEDFLGWIPFLNSGEVKVDQLEYDAYRLKETYMQYGYLDAEVSKPLMRVDYSSYTAEIDYQIKEGPQYRVGDITISQNVKGVSTEELLSELKLKKGRVFNIKKMRQDIEMIKNRVSDLGYAYTKVSPQMRKDEAAKVVNLQYVVHPGKKVRIHDVLISGNDTTKDRVIRRYIYLAPGDLYSATDLKDSKNALGRTGFFENIDIQTQRVSEDEIDLLVKVKEASTGTISLGGGYGSYEGLMLNASISDKNIFGSGINTSFGFDISKISVNYNVSFTNPKIWDSMYSLGFSLYKKEYEYIDYTQDQLGGSLSLGRQFFRHLYASVGIGYVDNKSTINQDENITIYDTYLYADQYKKTSLLTSIKFDNTDDYYTPREGMIAAVNVEYASLSGDLNASELAVYPNGYGTFIKTNAKLGLYYGVSDWIDYDLILRLKARLTTISSGDGEKLPIGEKLFMGGIGSVRGYDPYSLSPLDSNGDRMGGTQRFSTSIEASIPLSEAAKMRLAFFYDYGMIGEDDFNEIQRSSAGAVIEWQSGFGPINLVFAQALDPEADDRTSVFEFSMGTKF from the coding sequence ATGATCAAAAAAATTGTACTCTCATGGATGCTGATAGGCTCCCTTCTTCTTGCACAAAAGATCTCACAGATTAAATTTGAAGGACTTCATCACCTCTCTCCTTCAGTAGCACTCGAAGTAGCCGGTCTGCGAGTCGGTGATGAGATGAATATCGAAAAGATCAATCAGTCTATTGTCAACTTTTTCAATCAGGGGTATTTTGAAGATGTATGGGTAGAGAGAGAAGGTCGTACACTAATCTATCACTTCAAAGAGAAACCTGCAATAGCCAATGTGGAGATCAAAGGGTTCGGTTCGGGTGATGAGGGAGAGAAGCTGCTGAAGAGTATCGGCTTGAAGAGAGGTGACCTTTATGATGAGAGGCGTGTAGAAAAAGCCAGGAAACTTTTGATTGAGCGGCTACAGAGCCAGGGGAACTATGATTCTGTGGTCGAGGTGACAAAAACACCTGTTGGAGAGAGTGCTGTTTCCATTGTTTTCGATGTCAACAAGGGAGAAAAAATCAAGATCAAGAAGATCAATTTCAGAGGTGCCAAAGCTTTAAGTGAAAGTGATCTGGAACGTGATCTCGTCAATAAAGAGGAAGACTTTCTGGGATGGATTCCTTTCCTCAACAGTGGTGAGGTGAAGGTCGATCAGCTTGAATACGATGCTTACAGACTGAAAGAGACCTATATGCAATACGGTTACCTTGATGCAGAAGTCAGTAAACCGTTGATGCGTGTGGATTACAGCTCCTATACGGCAGAGATTGACTACCAGATCAAAGAAGGTCCGCAATACCGTGTGGGTGATATCACTATTTCCCAGAATGTCAAGGGTGTGAGTACAGAGGAGCTGCTTTCCGAACTGAAGCTTAAAAAAGGAAGAGTCTTCAACATCAAAAAGATGCGTCAAGATATAGAGATGATCAAAAACAGGGTAAGTGACCTTGGTTATGCCTATACGAAAGTCTCTCCACAGATGCGTAAAGATGAAGCTGCAAAAGTAGTCAACCTCCAGTATGTGGTACATCCGGGTAAAAAAGTACGTATTCATGATGTATTGATTTCGGGAAATGATACAACCAAAGACAGGGTTATCCGCCGTTATATCTATCTTGCACCGGGAGACCTTTACAGTGCGACTGATCTAAAAGACAGTAAAAATGCATTGGGAAGAACAGGGTTCTTTGAAAATATAGATATTCAGACCCAAAGAGTCTCGGAAGATGAGATCGATCTTTTGGTCAAAGTTAAGGAAGCGTCAACAGGAACGATCTCTTTAGGAGGCGGATACGGAAGTTATGAAGGACTTATGCTCAATGCAAGTATTTCGGATAAAAATATTTTTGGATCAGGCATAAATACAAGTTTTGGTTTTGATATCTCAAAGATATCTGTTAATTACAATGTTTCCTTCACCAATCCCAAAATATGGGACAGTATGTACAGTCTGGGCTTCAGTCTTTATAAAAAAGAGTATGAATATATAGATTATACACAGGATCAGTTAGGAGGGTCTTTAAGTTTAGGAAGACAGTTCTTCAGACATCTTTATGCATCGGTAGGAATAGGGTATGTAGATAATAAGTCCACCATCAACCAAGATGAGAATATAACGATCTACGATACCTATCTTTATGCAGATCAATACAAGAAAACCTCTCTTTTGACAAGTATCAAGTTTGATAATACAGATGACTATTATACACCAAGAGAGGGGATGATAGCAGCGGTGAATGTTGAATATGCCAGTTTAAGCGGAGATCTGAATGCCAGTGAATTGGCAGTCTATCCGAATGGTTACGGGACATTTATCAAAACAAATGCAAAACTTGGTTTGTATTACGGGGTAAGTGACTGGATCGATTATGATCTGATATTACGTCTTAAAGCGAGATTGACCACAATAAGTTCCGGTGACGGAGAGAAACTTCCAATTGGTGAAAAACTTTTTATGGGAGGTATAGGAAGCGTAAGAGGCTATGACCCCTATTCACTTTCACCTTTGGACAGTAACGGAGACCGAATGGGAGGAACACAGCGCTTCTCTACAAGTATAGAGGCAAGTATACCTCTTTCCGAAGCAGCAAAGATGAGATTAGCATTTTTCTATGATTATGGGATGATAGGTGAAGATGATTTCAATGAGATACAACGATCATCTGCCGGTGCTGTGATAGAGTGGCAGTCAGGGTTCGGACCTATTAACCTTGTTTTTGCACAGGCGCTGGATCCGGAAGCAGATGACAGAACATCTGTATTTGAATTCTCCATGGGAACGAAATTCTAA
- a CDS encoding Ppx/GppA phosphatase family protein: MAKRTAIIDIGSNSARLVIFEKTSRYGFHLICEQKSKVRIGEGAYEQNGYLQPAGIRRAFLTLQSFMHTIEKYQAHKTICVATSALRDAPNGDIFVNWIKKELGLSIKIIDGKKEANYGAIATKNLLPVTDAVTLDIGGGSSDMALIQNGQIIDTYSLNLGTVRLKELFFDKENSRKEAHRKAKIYIENALEDIPEHFHTPLVIGIGGTARTLSKGIMKKTDYPLDKLHAFSYEVDAFKAYFNDITFSSAKGLKKFNLKKNRYDTIREGTLIWKSILKHLGAQKVITSAVGVREGVFLEQSLKQDNLTFPKGINPSITSLLDRFKPYVNIESKKKNKRRIGTNLYTVLQVEIQDKKCYQRELQWALKLSNIGTTLTIYKSHQHAFYIALQELNYGFTHQEILLVSLLLRMHGKELLHKPLFKSFESFLPPKQTLLWLSFIYTLTVLLHEASNSATITFEYANRTLRIFSDKPLYLAKEKIKMLEKPIPLAVIIEDEERLPKCKELGI, from the coding sequence ATGGCAAAACGAACCGCGATCATCGATATCGGTTCGAATTCAGCCAGACTGGTCATTTTTGAGAAAACCAGCCGTTACGGATTTCATCTTATCTGTGAACAAAAATCCAAGGTTCGTATAGGTGAAGGTGCCTACGAACAGAATGGCTATCTTCAGCCTGCAGGCATCAGACGAGCTTTTCTTACACTTCAATCTTTTATGCATACCATAGAGAAATATCAAGCACACAAAACAATATGTGTTGCTACATCTGCACTGCGTGATGCACCAAACGGTGATATTTTTGTCAACTGGATCAAAAAAGAGCTTGGACTTTCCATCAAGATCATTGACGGAAAGAAAGAAGCAAACTACGGTGCTATTGCAACAAAAAACCTTCTGCCTGTCACGGATGCAGTCACCTTGGATATCGGTGGAGGATCCTCAGATATGGCCCTGATACAGAACGGACAGATTATTGATACCTATTCTCTGAATTTGGGTACGGTCAGACTTAAAGAACTCTTTTTTGATAAAGAGAACTCCCGTAAAGAGGCACACAGAAAAGCAAAAATATATATTGAAAATGCACTTGAGGATATTCCCGAACACTTTCACACTCCTCTGGTAATTGGTATTGGAGGTACTGCCAGGACTTTAAGCAAAGGAATTATGAAAAAAACAGATTACCCTCTTGATAAACTGCATGCATTCAGTTATGAGGTTGATGCATTCAAAGCCTACTTCAATGACATTACCTTCTCCAGTGCAAAAGGTTTAAAAAAATTCAACCTGAAGAAAAACCGCTACGATACTATTAGAGAAGGGACTCTGATCTGGAAGTCAATACTTAAACATCTTGGTGCCCAAAAAGTTATTACCAGTGCTGTAGGAGTAAGAGAAGGTGTATTTTTGGAACAGTCACTCAAACAGGATAATCTTACCTTTCCAAAAGGAATAAACCCTAGTATCACCTCCCTTCTTGACCGTTTCAAACCTTATGTCAACATTGAATCAAAAAAAAAGAACAAACGCAGGATAGGAACCAACCTCTATACGGTTCTACAGGTAGAAATACAAGACAAAAAATGCTATCAGCGTGAATTGCAATGGGCCTTGAAGCTCTCTAATATCGGAACAACCCTCACAATCTACAAATCACACCAACATGCCTTTTATATCGCACTACAGGAGCTTAATTACGGCTTTACACATCAAGAGATACTACTCGTCTCACTGCTGCTTAGAATGCATGGGAAGGAGCTGCTTCACAAACCGCTTTTCAAAAGTTTCGAGTCTTTCCTGCCCCCTAAACAGACCCTCCTCTGGCTTAGCTTCATCTATACACTTACCGTACTGCTGCATGAAGCTTCGAACAGTGCAACAATAACATTTGAATACGCTAACCGTACACTGCGTATCTTTTCTGACAAACCGCTCTATCTTGCAAAAGAGAAGATAAAAATGCTGGAAAAACCCATACCTCTTGCGGTGATCATCGAAGATGAAGAGAGGCTGCCGAAGTGTAAAGAACTTGGAATATAA